In one window of Pseudooceanicola aestuarii DNA:
- a CDS encoding exodeoxyribonuclease III, producing the protein MPFTLATWNINSVRLREGLVAQLLRDEAPDILCLQECKSPVDKIPTETFRDLGYTHMIARGQKGYNGVAILSRLPLTDAGDRDFAALGHARHVAARLEDGTTIHNFYVPAGGDKPDREVNEKFGQKLDYLTEMRDWFHAERPERAILVGDLNIAPREDDVWNHKQLLKVVSHTPVEVEHLAQTQDAGGWVDVTRQDIPQGNLYSWWSYRSPDWDAADKGRRLDHVWATPDISGAAHGSRVLRDVRGWEKPSDHAPVLATFDL; encoded by the coding sequence ATGCCCTTTACCCTTGCCACCTGGAACATCAACTCCGTTCGCCTGCGGGAGGGGCTGGTTGCCCAGCTTCTGCGGGACGAGGCCCCGGATATCCTGTGTCTTCAGGAATGCAAGTCCCCGGTGGACAAGATCCCGACAGAGACATTTCGCGACCTAGGCTACACCCACATGATCGCGCGCGGCCAGAAGGGCTATAACGGGGTGGCTATCCTGTCCAGGCTGCCGCTGACCGATGCCGGCGATCGCGACTTTGCCGCCCTGGGGCACGCCCGCCACGTCGCCGCCCGGCTGGAAGACGGCACCACGATCCACAATTTCTACGTCCCCGCCGGCGGCGACAAGCCCGACCGGGAGGTGAACGAGAAATTCGGCCAGAAGCTCGACTACCTGACAGAGATGCGGGACTGGTTTCATGCCGAACGTCCCGAACGCGCCATCCTGGTGGGCGATCTGAACATCGCCCCGCGCGAGGATGACGTCTGGAATCACAAGCAGTTGCTGAAGGTCGTCAGCCACACCCCCGTGGAGGTGGAGCATCTGGCCCAGACCCAGGATGCCGGTGGCTGGGTGGATGTGACGCGGCAGGACATCCCGCAGGGCAACCTGTATTCCTGGTGGTCCTACCGTTCGCCGGACTGGGACGCGGCGGACAAGGGGCGGCGGCTGGATCACGTCTGGGCCACGCCCGACATCTCCGGCGCGGCGCATGGCTCGCGGGTGCTGCGCGATGTGCGGGGCTGGGAAAAACCGTCGGATCACGCGCCGGTGCTTGCGACGTTTGACCTGTAG
- the trxA gene encoding thioredoxin translates to MIELGTGNAAAPAGGHVTDVSEANFMAEVVEASQTVPVIVDFWAPWCGPCKTLGPALEEAVNAQGGKVRMAKINVDENQGIAGQMRVQSIPTVYAFWQGQPVDGFQGALPPSEVKQFVEKVAAMGGEAEGGGLAEAIEAAEEMLSEGAAVDAAQTFAAILQEDPASAPAYGGLVRAHIAMDDLDQAEAILNGAPAEISKAPELEAANAQLELARQAQNAGPVAELTQQVEADPANHQARFDLAQALYAKGEVQAAVDQLLELFRRDREWNEGAAKQQLFTIFDALKPQDPIVLSGRRKLSSMIFV, encoded by the coding sequence ATGATCGAACTAGGAACAGGAAACGCCGCGGCCCCCGCAGGCGGACATGTCACGGATGTGAGCGAGGCCAATTTCATGGCCGAGGTCGTCGAAGCGTCGCAGACGGTTCCGGTGATCGTCGATTTCTGGGCGCCCTGGTGCGGTCCCTGCAAGACGCTGGGTCCGGCACTGGAAGAGGCGGTGAATGCCCAGGGCGGCAAGGTCCGCATGGCCAAGATCAACGTGGACGAAAATCAGGGGATCGCCGGCCAGATGCGCGTGCAGTCGATCCCGACGGTCTATGCCTTCTGGCAGGGGCAGCCGGTGGATGGTTTCCAGGGCGCGCTGCCGCCGTCGGAGGTGAAGCAATTCGTCGAGAAAGTCGCCGCCATGGGCGGAGAGGCCGAAGGCGGCGGCCTGGCAGAAGCGATCGAGGCGGCGGAGGAAATGCTGTCCGAAGGCGCGGCGGTCGATGCCGCCCAGACCTTTGCCGCGATCCTTCAGGAAGATCCGGCCAGCGCTCCGGCCTATGGCGGGTTGGTGCGCGCGCATATCGCCATGGATGACCTGGACCAGGCGGAGGCGATCCTGAACGGCGCCCCGGCGGAGATCTCAAAGGCGCCCGAGCTGGAAGCCGCAAACGCCCAGCTGGAACTGGCCCGTCAGGCCCAGAACGCCGGTCCGGTGGCCGAGCTGACCCAGCAGGTGGAGGCCGATCCGGCCAATCATCAGGCCCGGTTCGACCTGGCGCAGGCTCTCTATGCGAAGGGGGAGGTTCAGGCCGCCGTCGATCAGTTGCTGGAATTGTTCCGGCGGGATCGGGAATGGAACGAAGGCGCTGCGAAGCAACAGCTTTTCACCATTTTCGACGCGTTGAAGCCGCAGGATCCCATTGTTCTCAGCGGTCGGCGCAAACTGTCGTCGATGATCTTCGTCTAG
- a CDS encoding LON peptidase substrate-binding domain-containing protein, with protein MIRQADLPEILPVFPLPGALLLPRARLPLHLFEPRYLTMLEDALKTRQRLIAMVQPHEVPGRDGAQLHRIGCAGRVSQFSETEDGRYMITLAGVCRFRMVEEIGGFTPYRRARVDWTGFEGDLGAADHDPHLDRGAFLNLLERYFEDRNLDTDWGSLKEAEDELLVNSLSMLLDFDPEEKQALLEAPSLPTRRETLVTLLEYALRGGDGDLIQ; from the coding sequence ATGATCCGCCAAGCCGACCTTCCCGAGATCCTGCCGGTGTTCCCCTTGCCGGGGGCCTTGCTGCTGCCGCGCGCGCGGTTGCCGCTGCATCTGTTCGAACCGCGCTACCTGACCATGCTGGAAGATGCGCTGAAGACGCGCCAGCGGCTGATCGCGATGGTCCAGCCGCACGAGGTGCCTGGCCGCGATGGCGCACAGCTGCACCGCATCGGCTGCGCCGGTCGCGTCTCTCAATTCTCGGAAACGGAAGACGGCCGTTACATGATCACGCTGGCCGGGGTCTGCCGGTTCCGCATGGTCGAGGAGATCGGAGGCTTTACCCCCTATCGCCGCGCCCGCGTCGACTGGACCGGGTTCGAGGGGGATCTGGGCGCTGCCGATCACGATCCACATCTGGACCGCGGCGCGTTTCTGAACCTGCTGGAACGCTATTTCGAGGATCGCAACCTGGACACCGATTGGGGGTCGCTGAAGGAGGCGGAGGACGAATTGCTGGTCAATTCCCTGTCCATGCTGCTGGATTTCGACCCGGAGGAAAAACAGGCCCTGCTGGAGGCGCCGTCCCTGCCGACCCGTCGCGAGACGCTTGTGACGCTTCTGGAATATGCGCTAAGAGGCGGCGACGGAGATCTGATCCAATGA
- a CDS encoding Trm112 family protein — translation MLEALVCPQTQATLRYDAERSELVSKAAGLAFPIRNGIPVMLIDEARRLDA, via the coding sequence ATGCTGGAAGCCCTGGTCTGCCCGCAGACGCAGGCCACACTGCGCTATGATGCGGAGCGGTCGGAACTGGTGTCCAAGGCCGCCGGCCTGGCTTTTCCGATCCGCAACGGCATACCCGTCATGCTGATCGACGAGGCGCGGCGGCTGGACGCCTGA
- a CDS encoding NADP-dependent oxidoreductase encodes MTETMKKIVLAKRPEGMPTEENFRLEEAPLPELQEGEVLVAVRYMSLDPYMRGRMDDAESYASPVPLGGTMEAGTVGEVIESRSDRFAKGDMAFGMFGWATHGVLPAKQLRKIDPDAAPISTSLGVLGMPGFTAWAGITAYGALEAGQTVVVGAATGPVGSMVGQLAKLKGCRVVGVAGGPEKCKMAVETFGFDACVDHRAHGSASEMRAALAAECPDGVDLYFENVGGPTLGGVLPLMKIGGRIIVCGMIAWYNGATDETGQIPLGKFWRRVLVKRLQIFGLLQTDHVARFGEFVREIAPKVKSGEIAYVEDVAEGLENAPEAFRALLTGGNTGKQVVKIS; translated from the coding sequence ATGACAGAGACCATGAAGAAGATCGTTCTGGCGAAACGGCCTGAGGGGATGCCGACGGAGGAGAACTTCCGTCTGGAAGAAGCCCCCCTTCCAGAGTTGCAGGAAGGCGAGGTGCTGGTGGCCGTGCGCTACATGTCGCTGGACCCTTACATGCGCGGCCGTATGGACGACGCCGAAAGCTATGCCTCCCCTGTTCCGCTGGGCGGCACGATGGAAGCCGGTACCGTGGGCGAGGTCATCGAATCGCGCTCCGACAGGTTCGCCAAGGGCGACATGGCCTTTGGCATGTTCGGCTGGGCCACCCATGGCGTCCTGCCGGCGAAACAGCTGCGCAAGATCGACCCTGACGCGGCGCCCATCTCCACCTCCCTGGGCGTGCTGGGGATGCCCGGCTTCACCGCATGGGCAGGTATCACCGCCTATGGTGCGCTGGAGGCCGGGCAGACCGTCGTGGTGGGCGCGGCCACCGGGCCGGTCGGCTCCATGGTGGGGCAACTGGCCAAGCTGAAGGGCTGCCGCGTCGTCGGCGTCGCCGGCGGCCCGGAGAAGTGCAAGATGGCCGTGGAGACCTTCGGCTTTGACGCCTGTGTCGATCACCGCGCCCATGGCTCCGCGTCAGAGATGCGGGCGGCGCTGGCCGCCGAATGCCCCGATGGCGTGGACCTCTACTTCGAGAATGTCGGCGGGCCGACGCTGGGCGGCGTGCTGCCCCTGATGAAGATCGGCGGACGCATCATCGTCTGCGGCATGATCGCCTGGTACAACGGCGCCACCGACGAGACCGGGCAGATCCCGCTGGGCAAGTTCTGGCGCCGGGTGCTGGTGAAGCGTTTGCAGATCTTCGGCCTGTTGCAGACCGACCACGTCGCCCGCTTTGGCGAGTTCGTGCGGGAAATCGCACCCAAGGTCAAAAGCGGCGAGATCGCCTATGTGGAGGATGTCGCCGAGGGGCTGGAAAACGCGCCGGAGGCCTTCCGCGCGCTGCTGACCGGCGGCAACACCGGCAAGCAGGTGGTCAAGATTTCTTGA
- the smpB gene encoding SsrA-binding protein SmpB encodes MAKQKENPNYKVVAENRRARFDYAIEDDLECGVLLLGSEVKSLRLGQSNIAESYAAVENGELWLVNSYIAPYEQAMFGHEDRRRRKLLVSKKELSRLWNETQRKGMTLVPLVLYFNHRGKAKIKIGIAKGKKTHDKRETAAKRDWGRQKQRLLKENH; translated from the coding sequence ATGGCGAAGCAAAAGGAAAATCCGAATTACAAGGTCGTGGCGGAGAACCGTCGCGCCCGGTTCGACTACGCCATCGAGGATGACCTTGAATGCGGTGTGCTGCTGCTCGGCTCCGAGGTGAAGAGCCTGCGCCTGGGTCAGTCCAACATCGCCGAAAGCTACGCCGCCGTGGAAAACGGAGAGCTGTGGCTGGTGAACAGCTACATCGCCCCTTACGAGCAGGCCATGTTCGGCCACGAAGACCGGCGCCGGCGCAAGCTGCTGGTGTCGAAAAAGGAATTGTCCCGCCTGTGGAACGAGACACAGCGCAAGGGCATGACCCTGGTTCCGCTGGTGCTGTATTTCAACCATCGCGGCAAGGCCAAGATCAAGATCGGCATCGCCAAGGGCAAGAAGACCCATGACAAGCGGGAAACCGCAGCCAAGCGCGACTGGGGCCGCCAGAAACAGCGCCTGTTGAAAGAGAACCACTGA
- the sseA gene encoding 3-mercaptopyruvate sulfurtransferase: MQDDPRTLVSTEWLARHLKDPDLRILDASMYLPGSDRDARAEYSAAHIPGARFFDIDDVSDNRSDLPHMVPPVEKFMSRMRAMGVGDGHQVVVYDGAGLFSAARVWWLFRLMGQMDIAVLDGGLPKWQAEGREVEDMEPIVRDRHMTVRRQNQMVKDVTQVSAASKLGDYEIIDARAAARFKGTADEPRPGLRKGHIPGSKNVPFTDLLNADQTMKDTPALRAIFEGAGVDLKKPAITTCGSGVTAAVLSLALERLGKSDHALYDGSWAEWGAFPTLPVAEGDA, from the coding sequence ATGCAGGACGACCCCAGGACGCTTGTTTCCACCGAATGGCTCGCCCGGCACCTGAAGGATCCCGATCTGCGTATCCTGGACGCCAGCATGTACCTGCCCGGCAGTGACCGCGACGCCCGTGCCGAATATTCGGCGGCGCATATCCCCGGCGCCCGGTTCTTCGATATCGACGACGTGTCCGACAACCGGTCGGACCTGCCGCACATGGTGCCGCCGGTGGAAAAGTTCATGTCCCGGATGCGTGCAATGGGCGTGGGTGATGGCCACCAGGTGGTTGTCTATGACGGCGCCGGGCTGTTCTCCGCCGCGCGGGTCTGGTGGCTGTTCCGCCTGATGGGCCAGATGGACATCGCCGTGCTGGACGGCGGTCTGCCGAAATGGCAGGCGGAGGGCCGCGAGGTCGAGGACATGGAACCCATCGTGCGCGACCGCCACATGACGGTGCGGCGTCAGAACCAGATGGTGAAGGATGTCACCCAGGTCTCCGCCGCGTCCAAGCTGGGCGATTACGAGATCATCGACGCCCGCGCCGCCGCCCGGTTCAAGGGCACCGCCGACGAACCCCGCCCCGGCCTGCGCAAGGGGCATATCCCCGGCTCGAAGAATGTGCCTTTCACGGATCTTCTGAACGCCGACCAGACGATGAAGGACACACCCGCCTTGCGCGCCATCTTCGAGGGGGCGGGCGTGGATCTGAAGAAACCCGCGATCACGACCTGCGGGTCCGGTGTCACCGCTGCCGTCCTCTCCCTGGCGCTGGAGCGTCTGGGCAAGTCCGATCATGCGCTCTACGACGGCTCCTGGGCCGAATGGGGCGCCTTTCCCACCCTCCCCGTTGCCGAAGGAGACGCCTGA
- a CDS encoding aromatic amino acid transaminase produces MFEALKPQPADKILSLMEAYRADPRDGKIDLGVGVYKNPQGVTPIMRAVKAAEQRIWEQQETKAYTGLAGDPAYGDAMIALVLADAVPRDQVAAVATPGGTGAVRQAFEMIQRANPQARIFVSDPTWPNHLSILKYLKIETVPYRYFDAETGGVDFNGMMADLDGLRAGDVVLLHGCCHNPTGANLTMPEWQAVVEKLNAVGATPMIDIAYQGFGDGLDADAAATRMVAASVPECLIAASCSKNFGIYRERTGLLMAVGQDRSRHGVTQGMLAFLNRQNFSFPPDHGARVVATILGDEALRADWAAELEEMRLNMLRLREQLAGELRTLSGSDRFGFLAQHRGMFSRLGTTPEKVEALRRDHGVYMVGDSRMNIAGLNADSVPILARAIIDAGV; encoded by the coding sequence ATGTTCGAAGCGCTGAAACCGCAGCCCGCCGACAAGATCCTCTCGCTGATGGAGGCCTATCGCGCCGATCCGCGCGACGGCAAGATCGACCTGGGCGTCGGGGTCTACAAGAACCCGCAGGGCGTGACCCCGATCATGCGCGCGGTGAAGGCCGCTGAGCAGCGGATCTGGGAGCAGCAGGAAACCAAGGCCTACACCGGGCTGGCCGGTGATCCCGCCTATGGCGACGCGATGATCGCACTGGTGCTGGCCGATGCGGTGCCCCGTGACCAGGTCGCCGCCGTGGCCACGCCGGGCGGCACCGGCGCCGTGCGCCAGGCGTTCGAGATGATCCAGCGGGCCAATCCGCAGGCGCGCATCTTTGTCTCTGATCCGACCTGGCCGAACCACCTGTCGATCCTGAAATACCTGAAAATCGAAACCGTCCCCTACCGCTATTTCGACGCGGAAACCGGAGGCGTGGATTTCAACGGCATGATGGCCGATCTCGACGGGCTGCGCGCGGGCGACGTGGTGCTGCTGCACGGCTGCTGCCACAACCCGACCGGCGCCAATCTGACCATGCCGGAATGGCAGGCCGTGGTTGAAAAGCTGAACGCTGTCGGCGCCACACCGATGATCGACATCGCCTACCAGGGCTTTGGCGACGGGCTGGATGCGGATGCGGCGGCCACGCGGATGGTCGCGGCCTCGGTGCCGGAATGCCTGATCGCGGCCAGCTGTTCCAAGAACTTCGGCATCTACCGCGAACGCACCGGCCTGCTGATGGCCGTGGGGCAGGACAGGTCGCGCCATGGTGTGACGCAGGGAATGCTGGCGTTTCTGAATCGCCAGAACTTCTCCTTTCCGCCGGATCACGGCGCCCGCGTCGTGGCCACCATTCTGGGCGACGAGGCGTTGCGCGCCGATTGGGCGGCCGAGCTGGAGGAGATGCGCCTGAACATGCTACGCCTGCGCGAACAATTGGCCGGCGAATTGCGGACCCTCTCGGGCTCCGATCGCTTCGGCTTCCTGGCGCAGCATCGGGGCATGTTCTCCCGCCTGGGCACCACCCCTGAGAAGGTCGAGGCCCTGCGCCGCGATCACGGCGTCTACATGGTCGGCGACAGCCGGATGAACATCGCCGGGCTGAACGCCGACAGCGTGCCCATCCTGGCCCGCGCGATCATCGACGCCGGCGTCTGA
- the dapA gene encoding 4-hydroxy-tetrahydrodipicolinate synthase, translating to MFNGSIPALVTPFKNGELDLETLKKLVDWHVAEGSHGLVPVGTTGESPTLSHREHETVIEEVVKAAAGRIPVIAGTGSNNTTEGIRLIRHAQSVGADAALVVTPYYNKPTQRGLYAHFKAMHDACDLPIIIYNIPGRSVIDMSPETMGELSKLPRIVGVKDATGKLERVSMQRASCGPEFIQLSGEDATALGFNAHGGTGAISVTANVAPRLCAEFQQATLSGDYARALEYQDRLMPLHEAIFVEPGLCGVKFAMAELGLCSEEVRLPLTPIEDGTRDQIRAAMRHAGLMN from the coding sequence ATGTTCAACGGGTCCATCCCCGCCCTCGTCACGCCGTTCAAGAACGGCGAGCTGGATCTGGAGACGCTGAAGAAGCTGGTCGACTGGCATGTGGCCGAAGGCTCGCACGGGCTGGTCCCGGTGGGCACCACGGGCGAATCCCCCACGCTCAGCCACCGGGAACACGAAACCGTCATCGAAGAGGTGGTCAAAGCCGCCGCCGGGCGCATCCCCGTGATCGCCGGCACCGGGTCCAACAACACCACCGAGGGCATCCGCCTGATCCGTCATGCGCAATCCGTCGGCGCCGATGCGGCGCTGGTGGTGACGCCCTATTACAACAAGCCGACGCAGCGTGGCCTTTATGCCCATTTCAAGGCGATGCATGACGCCTGCGATCTGCCGATCATCATCTACAATATCCCCGGCCGGTCGGTCATCGACATGTCCCCCGAAACCATGGGCGAATTGTCGAAATTGCCGCGTATCGTCGGCGTGAAGGACGCCACCGGCAAGCTGGAGCGCGTGTCGATGCAACGCGCCAGTTGCGGGCCTGAGTTCATTCAGCTGTCGGGAGAGGACGCCACTGCCCTGGGGTTCAACGCCCATGGCGGGACCGGCGCGATTTCCGTTACCGCCAACGTGGCACCGCGTCTTTGCGCGGAGTTCCAGCAGGCGACGCTGTCCGGCGATTACGCCCGTGCGCTGGAATACCAGGACCGCCTGATGCCGCTGCACGAAGCCATCTTCGTGGAGCCGGGCCTGTGCGGCGTGAAATTCGCCATGGCAGAGCTGGGCCTGTGTTCGGAGGAGGTGCGCCTGCCCCTGACCCCGATCGAGGACGGCACGCGGGACCAGATCCGCGCCGCCATGCGTCATGCCGGGCTAATGAACTGA
- a CDS encoding lytic transglycosylase domain-containing protein: protein MQVIVRILIQTIGLLLLLAPSAQANADPAQSGAQATAATVTPPLAAIAPRPLASALLAADRGDWPRAADLAQRDGPVASALVEWHRLREGLGTPEEVLGFLTAHGDWPGLAYLRRQSEPGFTGAPPAKVLAFFRDHPPQTGRGVLIHARALEAAGEAGEAQASVVLAWRSMALSDLEHRSFLAGWPDLLADHHAARLDMAYWRDLSQDAARMKTLVAAPDWALYQARRAVRRGLDSADAMVKALGQAGAEDPGIVHARFARLAAAGDHAEAKQVMAAQSRRAGALGNPDQWANSRRSYAREEMRRGNPDLAYELAAGHQLVAGGNFADLEWLAGYVALRKLDRPAIALTHFEALRDAVVTPISMGRANYWIGRAQEALDQPEAAQAAYAAGAAHQTSFYGLLAAEKAGLPIDPVLAGTERGAHWRDTALGASDLRTAGSLLIAAGQRNLGERFLMHLAEALPEAELAGLGAMLEDMGEPHLEVMLGKEGAKRGIVLPRHYYALHPMRDMDLPVAPEMALAIARRESEFDPGVTSHVGAGGLMQLMPGTARDVARDLGVTHDAADVLGDWAYNARLGSAYLAQLGARFDGNVVLVSAGYNAGPGRPLRWMELYGDPRSSVVDVVDWIEHIPFRETRNYVQRVAESLPVYRARLGRDPLPVPFSEELKGSSVLTLPPEREETRADD, encoded by the coding sequence ATGCAAGTGATTGTGCGAATTCTCATCCAGACCATCGGCCTGCTGTTGCTCCTGGCCCCTTCCGCGCAGGCGAATGCCGATCCGGCGCAATCCGGCGCGCAGGCCACCGCCGCCACGGTGACACCGCCGCTCGCCGCGATCGCGCCGCGTCCGCTGGCCTCCGCGTTGCTGGCGGCGGATCGCGGCGACTGGCCTCGCGCCGCCGATCTGGCGCAGCGGGACGGGCCCGTGGCCTCTGCGCTGGTTGAATGGCACCGCCTGCGCGAGGGGCTGGGCACACCGGAGGAAGTGCTGGGATTTCTCACCGCGCATGGCGATTGGCCCGGCCTCGCCTACCTGCGCCGACAGAGCGAGCCGGGTTTCACCGGCGCGCCGCCCGCCAAGGTTCTGGCCTTCTTCCGTGATCATCCACCGCAGACCGGACGCGGCGTGCTGATCCATGCCCGCGCCCTTGAGGCCGCCGGAGAGGCAGGAGAGGCCCAGGCCAGCGTGGTCCTGGCCTGGCGCAGCATGGCGCTGTCGGATCTGGAACACCGCAGCTTTCTGGCCGGCTGGCCCGATCTTCTGGCCGACCATCACGCCGCCCGGCTGGACATGGCCTATTGGCGCGACCTGTCGCAGGACGCCGCCCGCATGAAGACGCTGGTCGCCGCGCCTGACTGGGCGCTTTATCAGGCCCGGCGCGCGGTGCGGCGCGGACTGGACAGCGCCGACGCGATGGTCAAGGCCTTGGGACAGGCCGGGGCGGAGGATCCCGGCATCGTGCATGCCCGGTTCGCGCGACTGGCCGCCGCCGGTGATCACGCGGAGGCCAAGCAGGTGATGGCCGCGCAGAGCCGCAGGGCCGGTGCCCTGGGTAATCCCGACCAATGGGCCAATTCCCGCCGCAGCTACGCGCGGGAGGAAATGCGTCGTGGCAATCCCGACCTGGCCTATGAACTGGCCGCCGGGCACCAACTGGTCGCGGGCGGCAATTTCGCCGATCTGGAATGGCTGGCGGGCTATGTCGCCCTGCGCAAGCTGGACCGCCCGGCCATCGCCCTGACCCATTTCGAGGCGCTGCGCGATGCCGTTGTCACCCCGATCTCCATGGGGCGCGCGAATTACTGGATCGGCCGCGCGCAGGAGGCGCTGGACCAGCCGGAGGCGGCGCAGGCGGCCTATGCGGCGGGCGCCGCGCATCAGACCAGCTTCTATGGTCTGCTTGCGGCGGAGAAGGCCGGCCTGCCGATCGATCCGGTGCTGGCCGGAACGGAACGCGGCGCGCATTGGCGAGACACGGCGTTGGGTGCCTCCGACCTGCGGACGGCGGGCAGCCTGTTGATCGCCGCCGGGCAGCGCAACCTGGGGGAACGGTTCCTGATGCACCTGGCGGAGGCTCTGCCGGAGGCAGAGCTGGCCGGTCTGGGCGCGATGCTGGAAGACATGGGGGAACCGCATCTTGAGGTCATGCTGGGCAAGGAGGGGGCCAAGCGCGGCATCGTCCTGCCGCGCCATTACTACGCCCTGCACCCGATGCGCGACATGGACCTGCCCGTCGCGCCCGAAATGGCCCTGGCCATCGCCCGCCGCGAAAGCGAATTCGACCCGGGAGTGACCAGCCATGTCGGCGCGGGCGGGTTGATGCAGCTGATGCCGGGCACCGCGCGCGACGTGGCGCGCGATCTGGGCGTGACCCATGACGCGGCCGATGTGCTGGGCGACTGGGCCTATAACGCGCGGCTGGGATCGGCCTACCTGGCGCAGCTGGGCGCGCGGTTCGACGGCAATGTGGTGCTGGTCTCCGCCGGGTACAACGCCGGGCCGGGTCGGCCGCTGCGCTGGATGGAGCTTTACGGCGATCCGCGATCCTCCGTCGTGGACGTGGTCGACTGGATCGAACACATCCCCTTTCGCGAGACCCGCAACTATGTCCAGCGCGTCGCCGAAAGCCTGCCGGTCTACCGCGCCCGGCTGGGCCGTGACCCGCTGCCGGTCCCCTTCTCCGAGGAGCTCAAGGGATCAAGCGTTCTGACGCTCCCGCCAGAGCGTGAAGAGACCCGCGCCGACGATTAG
- a CDS encoding DMT family transporter yields MTEQNQKAGILLMVITTVIFAVQDGISRHLAGEYNVLMVVMIRYWFFAAFVITVAGRKAGGIVNAARTSQPGVQIFRGALLAAEVCVMIAAFTLLGLVESHAVFTCYPLLVAALSGPVLGEHVGWRRWLAIAVGFVGVLIILQPGRGVFAVEAIVPLAAALMFALYGLLTRFVARRDSSATSFFWTGVVGCVCLTAAGIWYWEPMTGPDWIWMAVLCVTGATGHYTLIRCYELAEASAVQPFAYLQLVFASAIGLLVFGETIRNNVALGAVLIVGAGLFTLWRERQNA; encoded by the coding sequence ATGACCGAACAGAACCAGAAGGCCGGGATCCTGCTGATGGTGATCACCACGGTGATCTTCGCGGTGCAGGACGGCATTTCCCGGCATCTCGCCGGAGAATACAACGTGCTGATGGTGGTGATGATCCGCTACTGGTTCTTTGCCGCTTTCGTCATCACCGTCGCGGGGCGCAAGGCCGGCGGGATCGTCAACGCCGCGCGCACCTCGCAACCGGGCGTGCAGATCTTTCGCGGCGCTCTGCTGGCAGCGGAGGTTTGCGTGATGATCGCCGCCTTCACCCTGCTGGGGCTGGTGGAAAGCCACGCGGTCTTTACCTGTTATCCGCTGCTGGTGGCGGCGCTGTCGGGCCCGGTGCTGGGCGAACATGTCGGCTGGCGGCGCTGGCTGGCGATCGCCGTCGGCTTTGTCGGCGTGCTGATCATCCTGCAACCCGGCCGGGGCGTGTTCGCGGTGGAGGCCATCGTGCCACTGGCCGCCGCGCTGATGTTCGCGCTGTATGGCCTGCTGACGCGGTTCGTGGCGCGGCGCGACAGCTCGGCCACCTCGTTCTTCTGGACCGGGGTCGTGGGCTGCGTCTGCCTGACCGCGGCAGGCATCTGGTACTGGGAGCCGATGACCGGCCCGGACTGGATCTGGATGGCGGTGCTGTGCGTCACCGGAGCCACCGGGCATTACACGCTGATCCGCTGCTATGAACTGGCAGAGGCGAGCGCGGTGCAGCCTTTTGCCTATCTTCAACTGGTCTTTGCCTCCGCGATCGGGCTGCTGGTCTTTGGCGAGACGATCCGCAACAACGTCGCGTTGGGGGCGGTGCTAATCGTCGGCGCGGGTCTCTTCACGCTCTGGCGGGAGCGTCAGAACGCTTGA
- the mnmD gene encoding tRNA (5-methylaminomethyl-2-thiouridine)(34)-methyltransferase MnmD: protein MQGQPPDLTWKDGDVPVATRFDDPYFSLQDGLAETRHVFLDGNDLPARFHPGFHIAELGFGTGLNLLTAWHAWRQAGIAGPLRFTTFEAFPMAPADVRRARAAFPGLAAEIAALAPHLDAARITLPGLEFRMVEGDARQTLPDWDGAADAWFLDGFSPARNPELWEAPLLQAVHDHTAPGGTAATYTAAGFVRRGLAEAGFEVDRTPGYGRKRHMTRARRR from the coding sequence ATGCAGGGCCAGCCACCCGATCTGACGTGGAAAGACGGCGATGTTCCCGTCGCCACCCGGTTCGACGACCCCTATTTCAGCCTTCAGGACGGGCTGGCAGAAACGCGGCACGTCTTTCTGGACGGCAATGACCTGCCGGCACGATTCCACCCCGGATTTCACATCGCGGAGCTGGGGTTCGGCACCGGGCTGAACCTGCTGACCGCCTGGCACGCCTGGCGGCAGGCGGGGATCGCGGGGCCGCTGCGGTTCACCACGTTCGAAGCCTTCCCGATGGCACCCGCCGATGTCAGGCGCGCCCGCGCCGCCTTTCCGGGGCTGGCGGCGGAAATCGCGGCGCTGGCCCCGCATCTGGACGCGGCGCGGATCACCCTGCCCGGGCTGGAGTTCCGCATGGTGGAGGGCGACGCCCGCCAGACCCTGCCCGACTGGGATGGCGCGGCGGATGCCTGGTTCCTTGACGGGTTCTCTCCCGCCAGGAACCCCGAGCTGTGGGAGGCCCCGCTGTTGCAGGCGGTGCACGACCACACCGCGCCGGGCGGTACCGCCGCCACCTATACCGCTGCCGGTTTTGTCAGGCGCGGGCTTGCAGAGGCAGGGTTTGAAGTTGACCGGACACCGGGATACGGGCGGAAGCGACACATGACACGGGCGCGGCGCAGATGA